A window of the Egibacter rhizosphaerae genome harbors these coding sequences:
- a CDS encoding glycoside hydrolase family 10 protein codes for MSAPASPDGSGSGSVEAPRDPCWGVWVDGFGTGVRTPDEVADLVEFAHTAGLDTLVVQVTRRGDALANELPLPRADADLAPPPFDPLAAVCEAARPAGIAVHAWLAVTPVAQRAAPPSWAVPMLCRRLDGTDSDRHGIAHLDPGHPETGTTIAEIARATVANYPVDGVSLDRVRYPEVAHDDPSQHGTALWGANLVALERFRDEAGRDLEGPHDPLWQDWRRRQVGAIVDTVAEAVRGARSDATVSVNGCCHGGLGGGWVASRPYTELGQDWVGWLTEGRVDRVLAMNYRGDADDAGLVRFGDLPDDVAATTEGAAAVLAPRAALDQRWTDWAALAIRAGSSRTVLGTGCYLQSVAASAREAIRSLDLRVDGAGAGGWCGFSYRTPSRVALHDPEVAPRERARLAAALNHPR; via the coding sequence ATGAGCGCACCGGCCTCCCCCGACGGGTCCGGCTCCGGGTCCGTCGAAGCTCCCCGAGACCCCTGCTGGGGGGTTTGGGTCGACGGGTTCGGCACCGGGGTCCGCACCCCCGACGAGGTGGCCGACCTGGTCGAGTTCGCGCACACCGCGGGTCTCGACACCCTCGTCGTGCAGGTCACGCGGCGCGGCGACGCTCTGGCGAACGAGCTGCCACTCCCGCGCGCCGACGCGGATCTCGCCCCGCCCCCGTTCGATCCCCTCGCCGCCGTCTGCGAGGCCGCCCGACCCGCGGGGATCGCGGTGCACGCGTGGCTGGCGGTCACGCCGGTCGCCCAGCGGGCCGCGCCACCGAGCTGGGCCGTGCCCATGCTGTGCCGGCGGCTGGACGGCACGGACAGCGATCGGCACGGCATCGCGCACCTCGATCCCGGGCACCCGGAGACCGGCACGACGATCGCCGAGATCGCCCGCGCGACGGTGGCCAACTACCCGGTCGACGGGGTCAGCCTCGACCGGGTGCGCTACCCCGAGGTGGCCCACGACGATCCGTCGCAGCACGGCACGGCGCTGTGGGGTGCCAACCTCGTCGCGCTGGAACGGTTCCGCGACGAGGCCGGCCGCGATCTCGAGGGGCCGCACGACCCGCTCTGGCAGGACTGGCGCCGCCGCCAGGTCGGCGCGATCGTGGACACGGTTGCCGAGGCCGTCCGGGGGGCGCGATCCGACGCCACGGTGAGCGTCAACGGCTGCTGTCACGGCGGGCTGGGTGGGGGCTGGGTCGCGAGCCGCCCCTACACCGAGCTCGGGCAGGACTGGGTCGGCTGGCTCACCGAGGGGCGCGTGGATCGGGTGCTGGCGATGAACTACCGCGGAGACGCCGACGACGCCGGGCTCGTCCGGTTCGGCGATCTGCCGGACGACGTCGCGGCCACGACCGAGGGTGCCGCCGCGGTCCTGGCACCCCGCGCCGCGCTGGATCAGCGCTGGACGGACTGGGCCGCGCTCGCGATTCGTGCCGGGAGCTCGCGCACAGTGCTCGGCACCGGCTGTTACCTGCAGTCGGTGGCGGCAAGCGCCAGGGAGGCGATCCGGTCCCTCGACCTTCGGGTCGATGGCGCGGGGGCGGGAGGGTGGTGCGGATTCAGCTACCGCACGCCCTCGCGGGTCGCGCTCCACGATCCCGAGGTGGCGCCGCGTGAGCGGGCGCGGCTCGCCGCCGCGCTCAACCATCCCCGGTGA